From Odontesthes bonariensis isolate fOdoBon6 chromosome 21, fOdoBon6.hap1, whole genome shotgun sequence, a single genomic window includes:
- the smg1 gene encoding serine/threonine-protein kinase SMG1 isoform X2: MSRKATGSRLSGAHKLRPHWNDWQPRVDSVSSGQDEVKSRDIGSGPLYDILPSRCPEQPAVQSDAYAAADARQEEGGYEAGQGVCDTTFGWKSLGQELRPNDVTADLTTFQHGNRALASKEMRKSQDRGMAHSEESRLANLLRRVSREDDRDRRLATLKQLKEFISHGESKVTLVKQLDTILSTLNDILNESSKLLWELRQEAAASLGLLCTVLSYEAERIFKWLFLKFNSSGRDEVKLLYLVAAQRALEAAGERKAFSHIMQLVMSNLQSILENVDTPELLCQSVKCILQVARCYPHVFSTNFRDTVDILVGWHIDHTQKQAVTQQVSRWLQSLEQFWVADLTFSTTLLGQFLEDMEAYAEDLSHVASGEVVDEDIPPPSVSLPKLAALLRVFSTVVRSIGERFSPIRGPPITEVYVTDVLNRVLACVTAAKQVQFSETVLTAGNESVGVLLASVEPSGQLMEAVLAYGLDQLDCCQGCGSDYNLAVLSLLTLIVDQVNTKLPVSFVEKLLAPDSQLLSLRFHPEKEVMSAVHGVYQALLSLKNIPTLEAAYKMVLGEMACALSSLMESLDLTDRNMAPGNPCPNIQHPAFASLTLPLEKAQFTLIFNLSTLTTIGNTKNSLIGMWALSPTVFALLSHNLTLVHSELAVYYPAIQYAVLYSLYSHCTRHDHFISSSLSSSSPSLFDGAVISTVTTATKKHFSTLLSLLGGLLSKEHLYPDARKLMLTWAQEISLLLMKSDTYSPLFSLPSFSKFCRGLLDNALHEDQSVCLQTCHSLQVLSSSLSTELLQRCVDVCRVQLVHSAVRVRQAYAKLLRTIPLDVALSNHSHSEIRDISLAIRHHMSRGPSSTFHPQDFSDLISFILYGVLHRGGKDPWLERLYHSCQRLDKRDGRGSVDVVPRALLKTEVVLWQWAVWEAAQFTVLSKLRTPLGRAQDTFQTIEGMIRSLAAHSMNPEQDLGAWAGTGSDSDGHHSNQLRLTLLLQYLENLEKLMYNAYEGCANALTAPPKGIKTFFYTNRQTCQDWLTRIRLALMRVGLLSGQPAVTVRHGFDLLTEFKNSSTQAPELEVPLALLVEALCELHCPEAIQGLAAWSPLTSGKSLGWLSSVALQAEGRFEKAALEYQDQLSAVTGMDCSIKSSEYYLLKLSSNTSSPKHTSNGDSRKTVLLKSSECSPEVISFLANKACQCYVALCDWASVKEWQATANALKQNSTNPINISLRTDFNYIQALSHFEEGDMAECGAQLELLPGEDYSSLSSSKDKLDLKRLLPSMSPDSTELQRAIEVQLLRSAVSAMTKASQQQEQRPTPNPDTLVRCLKQTGRICLGPLRLSTLTLSDALPTLPTLQLHCTATLENTLTGQDDCVIPVSSEALNSCKQQDVQLFLQALRYSTFQRELLHKLKGYSSSIDGHLTELCLTAVKFARKKGNIALASRLLSQCSDGKQEEKQEDDLIQAFKRLSLEGTLGEKWGPEVQIEKAKVLRTAGQSLTAMEMLSKAALSYCHVGKNEGAACRSLLTLCKWLLADWKDMTPQLKQVVKKSGAINSCALGNMSPLSRNIAALLELPLEDQGIPHITAETSVNVGVGEPDFVLGQLYQLSTSLAPEVAKSWAALASWAYRWGRKVVDNASQGEGLPLLPGEKKDIEELLPATTSEEDKDTIFSILGQAMCRPTGIQDEDMALQQEDEEDDMVDVIWRQLTSSCPWLGEAGQAVTDGLIRVWRRVVDRIFGLYRVSCHAYFTFLKLNAGQVPVDEDDPKLLLSCHNSKQSSDDVIVMATLRLLRLLVKHAGELREGLELGIASTPTAPWRGIIPQLFSRLNHPEAYIRQSICSLLCRVAQDSPHLILYPAIVGSLSLGGEAQNAALPTFLGSMQGEDLGGEEEEQLETAEQGGPQDELATCSSQDQAMMQDCYSKIVEKLSVANPTMVLQVQQLVGELRRVTLLWDELWLGVLQQQHMHVLRRIQQLEDEVKRVQNNNTLRRDEKIAIMREKHSALMRPVVFALDHVCSITSASAETPHETWFQQTYGDAITSALERLKNPANPANPASSWLPFKQIMMSLQQRAQKRASYLLHLDEISPRLVSMTTTEMALPGEASASDAVTIQSVGNTITILPTKTKPKKLLFLGSDGRNYPYLFKGLEDLHLDERIMQFLTIVNTMFTKINQQEQPRFHARHYSVTPLGTRSGLIQWVDGATPLFGLYKRWQQREAVLQAQKAQDSYPQQPVPPVPRPSELYYNRIGPALKAVGLSLDVTRRDWPLSVMKEVLKELMETTPSNLLAKELWCSCTTPSEWWRVTQSYARSTAVMSMVGYIIGLGDRHLDNVLIDMTTGEVVHIDYNVCFEKGKSLRVPEKVPFRMTHNIETALGVTGVEGIFKLSCEQVVQIMRRGRETLLTLLEAFVYDPLVDWTAGGEVGFAGAVYGGGGQQADSKKSKREMERDITRSLFSSRVAEIKVNWFKNRDEMLAVLPQMEEAVEEYLVLQELLCQGEKLQVQLQEEVTFLEGAENHSDHVIVTLEQRYSEHTQLQSQQRTVQEAIRGKLADLDQWISQYQAAFSSLEASQLASLLQDISSPIDLGPPSYVPATAFLQNAGQAHLISQCESLEAEMSSLLQQRRAALRGSLEQLHSYATVALLYPRATLLFHRVHQWKTWLEELLRDMTVEHCQNIYRRYEVLFAPQPPAASCQFLSSVELTLQHQVAETNDRMLHQAERLKAEGTTVAACEEQLQEIEHCITVFLRENGEPGSLSLAAIITSALCALCRRNLVMEGAAASAGEQLVDLTSRDGAWFLEELCSMLGNVGALAKLLQRCPLLPHDLELSAPSATIQAIYLANAVYTCLQELNTNFRQIIFPEALRCMIKGEPTLESMLAELEQLVEHSSDGLGLQGLVDSLQATTGLDHDGHNHYLHITRMLRAQYSELIQPRSMDGQGQDTPKMSAGQMLLVAFDGMFTQLETAFGQLTEKLSSLEVPSAWRKVDVLREARGTQLNFFGNLSQRQLMEEVFFLKRLQTIRDFFRLCSSFAQTLSGTCPPAEDLLPTNGPVGLGKPLYRRPSATGSGVAAISEEQMTRPIKAFTAEFVGQMLMGLPSQALGLALCSTLSALGLDVVAQVEAKDFGAESKVSLDELCKKAVEQSLASGRVSQLLLNRATVLASSYDTAWKKVDLLKRLDINLEAAKTSLQRSQLHIAMFQWQHEDVLGPSNQPLSVSVAPRSVILSNMKKKLYKLSQDEGAIVAIQEKLASLEASIEQRLKWAGGANPALAPVLQDFEMTIRERRSMVARDNQRTSQVTFLCSTILNFEGLRTRSPEALSMDTALFDLLKRCQQTCSYAAQFSSTVSPLELQLLHRLGPVPELPIGSPEWLSCAQRQLEEELSMERRTQEEREQQLESCGEALQLLVDSIKTILSNHNRQLADVKHLLRAMAKDEEAALADGEEVAYEGSVRHFLQEYKAWQDNIQLVLFTVVQASGQHRNQEQLDLLEEIPATLKELHSQSQSVYNGLVGFASPLVTDRDTECTSPVSSVQTSFAAAVRCSGVKTQPDSMSQNARKAMPRNMGTPTDTPPSALLTNSKGLNPSPKRAVRDPKTGRAVQERNSYAVSVWKRVKAKLEGRDIDPNRRMSVTEQVDFVIKEATNIDNLAQLYEGWTAWV, encoded by the exons ATGAGCCGTAAAGCCACGGGGTCTCGGCTCAGCGGCGCCCATAAACTGCGGCCACACTGGAACGACTGGCAACCCAG AGTTGACAGTGTATCATCTGGCCAGGACGAAGTGAAGTCCAGAGATATTGGTTCAGGACCTTTGTACGACATATTGCCCTCCAGGTGCCCTGAACAGCCAGCGGTGCAAAGTGATGCCTACGCTGCTGCAGATGCACGTCAGGAGGAGG GTGGATATGAAGCTGGTCAAGGTGTCTGTGATACTACATTTGGTTGGAAGTCGTTGGGGCAAGAGTTGAGGCCCAATGACGTGACAGCGGATTTGACTACTTTTCAGCATGGAAATCGTGCTTTAGCTTCAAAAGAAATGAGGAAATCGCAGG ACAGAGGGATGGCTCACTCAGAGGAGTCTCGACTGGCCAACCTCCTGCGTCGAGTCTCCAGGGAGGATGATCGCGACCGGAGGTTGGCCACcctaaaacagctgaaggagtTCATCAGCCATGGCGAGAGCAAAGTG ACCCTGGTCAAACAGTTGGACACCATCCTCAGCACCTTGAATGACATTTTGAATGAGAG CAGTAAGCTCTTGTGGGAATTGCGTCAGGAAGCGGCTGCCTCCTTAGGTCTCCTCTGCACTGTGCTCAGCTATGAGGCTGAGCGCATCTTCAAGTGGCTTTTTCTCAAGTTCAATTCAAGTGGTCGTGACGAGGTGAAACTGCTGTATCTGGTAGCAGCGCAGCGCGCTTTGGAGGCTGCTGGGGAGAGAAAGGCCTTCTCTCATATCATGCAG CTGGTGATGAGCAACCTGCAGTCCATTCTGGAGAATGTGGACACACCAGAGCTTCTCTGTCAGAGTGTAAAGTGTATTCTCCAGGTGGCTCGCTGCTACCCCCATGTTTTCAGCACCAACTTCAGA GACACAGTGGACATCTTGGTGGGCTGGCACATTGACCACACACAGAAGCAGGCAGTCACTCAACAAGTTTCAC GCTGGTTACAGAGTCTGGAGCAGTTCTGGGTGGCAGACCTGACCTTCTCCACAACTCTACTGGGACAGTTCTTGGAAGATATGGAGGCATATGCAGAG GATCTGAGCCATGTTGCGTCAGGTGAAGTCGTGGATGAAGACATCCCCCCTCCCTCAGTGTCCTTGCCGAAGCTGGCAGCTCTGCTGAGGGTTTTCAGTACTGTGGTCCGCAGCATTGGAGAGCGATTTAGCCCTATAAGAGGGCCACCTATCACTGAAGTCTATGTCACTGAT gTTTTAAACCGAGTTCTGGCCTGTGTGACGGCAGCAAAGCAAGTGCAATTCTCAGAGACGGTCCTCACAGCAGGGAATGAGTCTGTTGGGGTGTTGCTGGCCAGCGTGGAGCCCAGTGGTCAGCTGATGGAGGCTGTCCTTGCCTATGGCCTGGACCAGCTTGACTGCTGCCAGGGCTGTGGCTCTGATTACAATCTAGCAGTGCTCAGTCTTCTCACTCTG ATTGTGGACCAGGTAAACACGAAGCTGCCTGTGTCCTTTGTTGAGAAACTGCTGGCACCGGACTCCCAGCTTCTGAGCCTACGcttccatccagaaaaagag GTGATGTCAGCAGTACACGGTGTATATCAGGCTCTGCTGAGCCTCAAAAACATTCCCACACTGGAGGCAGCTTATAAAATGGTATTGGGTGAGATGGCATGTGCTTTGTCCAGCCTGATGGAGAGCCTGGATCTCACTGACAGGAACATGGCTCCTGGCAACCCCTGCCCAAATATTCAGCACCCTGCTTTTGCTTCCCTCACCCTGCCACTGGAGAAAGCTCAGTTCACCCTCATCTTTAACCTCAGCACCCTTACCACCATCGGAAACACCAAGAATTCTCTCATAGGG ATGTGGGCATTGTCTCCCACTGTCTTCGCTCTTCTAAGTCACAATCTGACCCTGGTCCACTCTGAGCTAGCTGTCTACTACCCTGCCATCCAGTATGCCGTACTCTACTCCCTGTATTCACACTGCACCAG ACATGATCATTTTATCTCATCCAGCTTGTCATCATCGTCTCCCTCTCTGTTTGATGGGGCTGTTATTAGCACCGTTACCACAGCAACAAAGAAACACTTTAGCACACTGCTAAGCCTCCTTGGGGGTCTTCTGTCAAAGGAGCATCTTTACCCAGATGCCAG GAAGCTTATGTTGACCTGGGCTCAGGAAATCTCTTTGTTGTTGATGAAGTCGGACACCTATAGCCCCCTCTTCTCCCTGCCCTCCTTTAGCAAGTTTTGTAGGGGCTTGCTGGATAATG cTCTGCATGAAGATCAAAGTGTCTGCCTTCAGACCTGCCACAGTCTACAGGTCCTCTCTTCGTCTCTCTCTACTGAGCTGCTGCAGAG gtgtgtggatgtgtgcagAGTCCAGTTGGTCCACTCAGCAGTGAGGGTAAGGCAGGCCTATGCCAAACTTCTCAGGACAATCCCCCTAGATGTAGCTTTGAG TAACCACAGCCACTCTGAGATAAGAGATATATCTCTGGCCATCCGTCACCACATGAGCCGTGGACCAAGCAGCACTTTCCACCCCCAGGATTTCAGTGACCTCATTAGTTTCATCTTATATGGAGTCCTGCATCGTGGGGG GAAGGATCCATGGCTGGAGCGTCTGTACCACAGCTGCCAACGACTTGATAAACGGGATGGCAGGGGAAGTGTTGATGTAGTACCACGGGCGCTGCTGAAAACAGAGGTGGTGCTGTGGCAGTGGGCAGTTTGGGAGGCTGCACAGTTTACCGTGTTGTCCAAGCTCCGCACACCACTGGGTCGAGCTCAGGACACCTTCCAAACCATTGAAG GGATGATCCGGAGCCTAGCTGCACACAGTATGAACCCTGAACAGGACCTTGGAGCCTGGGCTGGTACTGGGAGTGACAGTGACGGTCATCACTCAAATCAGCTTCGCCTCACCCTGCTGCTTCAGTACCTGGAAAACTTGGAGAAGCTCATGTATAACGCTTATGAAGGCTGCGCTAATGCTCTCACTGCTCCACCAAAG GGCATTAAGACGTTCTTCTATACAAACCGTCAGACATGCCAGGACTGGCTGACAAGGATTCGTTTGGCACTGATGAGAGTTGGTCTTCTTTCTGGCCAACCTGCAGTTACTGTTCGCCATGGCTTTGACCTGCTCACAGAGTTTAAGAACAGCAGCACCCAG GCTCCAGAGCTGGAGGTTCCTCTGGCATTGCTGGTGGAGGCTCTGTGTGAGCTGCATTGTCCTGAGGCCATCCAGGGTCTGGCAGCCTGGAGCCCCCTCACCTCTGGCAAAAGTCTGGGCTGGTTGTCATCAGTAGCCCTGCAGGCTGAGGGACG gttTGAGAAAGCAGCTCTGGAGTATCAAGATCAGCTGTCTGCAGTTACTGGGATGGACTGCAGCATCAAAAGTTCTGAATATTATCTGCTCAAACTCTCCAGTAACACAAGCAGCCCCAAACACACCAGCAATG GTGACAGCAGGAAGACAGTGCTGCTGAAGTCCAGCGAGTGCTCCCCTGAGGTGATCAGCTTCCTGGCCAACAAGGCCTGTCAGTGTTATGTGGCACTTTGTGATTGGGCCTCTGTCAAGGAGTGGCAGGCCACTGCTAATGCGCTCAAACAGAACTCCACAAATCCAATCAACATCAGTCTGAGGACAGATTTCAACTATATCCAGGCTTTGAGCCATTTTGAAGAAGGAGACATGGCAGAATGTGGCGCACAACTGGAGCTACTGCCAGGAGAGGACTACAGCTCTCTGTCAAGCAGCAAGGACAAGCTTG ATCTGAAGAGGCTTCTGCCATCCATGAGTCCAGATTCAACTGAGCTGCAGAGAGCCATTGAGGTCCAGCTCCTTCGCAGTGCTGTTAGTGCCATGACGAAAGCCAGTCAACAGCAGGAGCAGAGGCCAACACCCAATCCAGA TACTTTGGTGCGTTGCCTGAAGCAGACTGGAAGGATCTGCTTGGGCCCTCTTCGTCTGTCAACCCTCACTCTTTCTGATGCCCTGCCAACCCTTCCCACCCTGCAGCTCCACTGCACTGCCACTCTGGAGAACACACTCACAGGCCAAGAT GACTGTGTGATTCCTGTGAGCAGTGAGGCTCTAAACTCTTGTAAGCAACAAGATGTTCAGCTTTTCCTCCAAGCTCTCAGATACTCTACATTCCAAAGGGAACTGCTCCACAAACTAAAAG GTTACTCTTCCTCCATAGATGGTCATCTTACGGAGCTTTGTCTGACTGCTGTCAAATTTGCCCGGAAAAAAGGCAACATCGCTCTTGCATCCCGCCTTCTCAGCCAGTGCAGTGATGGAAAGCAAGAAGAGAAGCAGGAAGATGATCTAATTCAGGCCTTCAAGCGTCTCAGTCTGGAGGGCACTCTGGGGGAGAAATGGGGACCAGAAGTTCAGATAGAAAAAGCCAAAGTTCTGAGAACAGCAG GCCAGTCTTTGACAGCTATGGAGATGCTGAGCAAGGCAGCTCTGTCCTACTGTCATGTGGGGAAGAATGAAGGTGCTGCTTGCCGCTCCCTGCTGACACTCTGCAAATGGCTGCTGGCTGACTGGAAGGACATGACACCTCAACTTAAACAG GTGGTAAAGAAGTCGGGAGCTATAAACTCCTGTGCTTTGGGGAACATGTCACCTCTGAGCCGGAATATTGCTGCTCTGCTGGAGCTTCCTCTGGAGGATCAGGGCATTCCTCACATCACTGCGGAGACTTCAG TGAATGTCGGTGTTGGAGAGCCGGACTTTGTGTTGGGGCAACTCTATCAGCTCTCAACCAGCCTGGCTCCAGAAGTGGCAAAGTCCTGGGCAGCCCTGGCCAGCTGGGCTTACCGCTGGGGCAGGAAGGTGGTGGATAATGCAAG CCAAGGGGAGGGTTTGCCCCTTCTcccaggggaaaagaaagatataGAAGAGCTGCTGCCAGCAACTACCAGTGAAGAAGACAAGGATACTATCTTCAGCATTCTTGGACAGGCCATGTGTCGACCGACTGGTATACAG GATGAGGACATGGCTCTACAgcaggaggatgaagaggatgaCATGGTGGACGTGATCTGGCGGCAGCTCACCAGCTCATGCCCCTGGCTCGGGGAAGCAGGCCAGGCTGTCACAGATGGTCTGATCCGGGTTTGGAGACGGGTGGTGGACCGGATCTTTGGTCTCTATCGCGTCTCTTGCCATGCATACTTCACCTTTCTTAAACTTAATGCAGGACAG gtCCCTGTAGATGAAGATGACCCTAAACTCCTGCTGTCCTGTCACAACAGCAAACAGAGCAGTGATGATGTTATTGTCATGGCAACCCTGCGTCTCCTCCGGCTTCTGGTGAAGCATGCTGGTGAACTCAGGGAGGGGCTTGAGCTTGGCATAGCTTCTACCCCTACTGCGCCCTGGAGGG GTATCATCCCCCAGCTATTTTCCCGTCTTAACCATCCAGAGGCATACATTCGACAGAGCATATGCAGTCTGCTGTGTCGAGTGGCCCAGGACTCCCCACATCTCATCCTCTACCCGGCCATCGTAGGGTCACTTTCCCTTGGAGGGGAGGCTCAGAATGCAG CTCTGCCCACCTTCTTGGGTAGCATGCAGGGAGAGGACCTGGGTGGGGAAGAAGAGGAGCAGCTGGAGACTGCCGAACAAGGAGGACCTCAAGATGAGCTGGCAACCTGCTCCAGTCAAGACCAAGCCATGATGCAGGACTGTTACAGCAAGATTGTGGAGAAGCTGTCTGTAGCCAACCCTACCATGGTGCTTCAG gtccagcagctggtgggaGAGCTGCGCAGAGTGACTTTACTCTGGGATGAGCTATGGCTTGGTGTGTTACAACAGCAGCACATGCATGTTCTGCGTAggatccagcagctggaagaCGAGGTCAAGCGGgtgcagaacaacaacaccctaCGCAG GGATGAAAAGATTGCCATAATGCGTGAAAAGCACTCTGCTCTGATGCGTCCCGTGGTTTTTGCCCTGGATCACGTCTGCAGCATCACATCGGCTTCAGCAGAGACTCCACATGAGACTTGGTTCCAACAGACCTATGGCGATGCCATCACTTCTGCCCTAGAGCGCCTTAAAAACCCTGCCAACCCTGCCAACCCAGCGAGTAGCTGGCTTCCTTTTAAACAG ATAATGATGAGCCTGCAGCAGCGAGCTCAGAAGCGAGCCAGCTATCTGCTTCATCTGGATGAGATCAGTCCTCGACTGGTGTCTATGACCACAACAGAGATGGCTCTACCAGGAGAGGCCTCTGCATCAGATGCCGTTACTATACAGAGTGTAGGCAACACCATCACAATCCTGCCCACAAAGACCAAGCCAAAGAAGCTGCTCTTCCTGGGGTCAGATGGCCGCAACTACCCATATCTTTTTAAAG GTCTGGAGGATTTGCATTTGGATGAGCGCATCATGCAGTTCTTGACAATCGTCAATACCATGTTTACCAAGATCAACCAGCAGGAGCAGCCACGCTTCCATGCCCGACACTACTCTGTCACCCCCCTCGGTACTCGTTCAGGACTAATCCAGTGGGTGGATGGTGCCACTCCACTTTTTGGCCTTTACAAGCGCTGGCAGCAGAGGGAGGCTGTGCTGCAGGCTCAGAAA gCCCAAGACTCGTACCCACAGCAGCCTGTACCTCCGGTACCACGCCCCAGTGAGCTCTACTACAACCGAATCGGGCCAGCTCTTAAGGCAGTTGGGCTGAGTCTAGATGTGACGCGACGAGATTGGCCCCTCAGTGTTATGAAGGAGGTGCTAAAAGAGTTGATGGAGACTACGCCTTCCAACCTGCTGGCAAAGGAGCTCTGGTGTTCCTGCACAACACCCAGTGAGTGGTGGAGAGTCACTCAG TCCTACGCCAGATCCACCGCCGTCATGTCCATGGTGGGATACATTATCGGCCTTGGTGACCGTCACCTTGACAATGTGTTGATTGACATGACCACTGGAGAGGTGGTGCACATCGACTATAACGTGTGCTTTGAAAAAG GGAAAAGCCTGCGTGTGCCAGAGAAGGTCCCGTTCAGGATGACCCACAACATTGAGACTGCTCTGGGGGTCACTGGAGTGGAGGGTATCTTCAAACTGTCCTGTGAACAG GTCGTTCAGATAATGCGTCGGGGCAGAGAGACCCTCCTTACCCTGCTGGAGGCCTTTGTCTATGATCCTCTGGTGGACTGGACTGCTGGGGGGGAGGTAGGCTTTGCTGGCGCAGTGTATGGCGGAGGCGGCCAACAGGCTGACAGCAAGAAGAGcaagagagagatggagagggACATCACACGCTCTCTCTTCTCCTCTCGGGTGGCTGAAATCAAG GTGAACTGGTTTAAGAATCGTGATGAAATGCTGGCAGTGCTGCCACAAATGGAAGAGGCCGTAGAGGAGTACTTGGTACTGCAAGAGTTGCTCTGCCAGGGGGAGAAACTACAAGTCCAGTTGCAGGAGGAGGTGACCTTCCTGGAGGGGGCAGAGAATCATTCAGACCATGTCATCGTCACCCTGGAGCAAAG ATACTCTGAACACACCCAGCTGCAGTCACAGCAGAGGACTGTGCAGGAGGCCATTCGGGGAAAGCTAGCTGACCTGGACCAGTGGATCTCTCAGTACCAGGCAGCATTTTCCAGCCTGGAGGCTTCACAACTGGCAAGCCTGCTGCAAGACATAAGCAGCCCTATAGATCTTG GTCCTCCAAGCTATGTGCCAGCTACTGCCTTCCTGCAGAATGCAGGTCAGGCCCACCTAATCAGCCAGTGTGAGAGCCTGGAGGCGGAGATGAGCTCCTTGCTGCAGCAGCGCCGTGCGGCTCTTCGCGGTAGCCTGGAGCAGCTGCACAGCTATGCAACGGTGGCTTTGCTGTATCCGCGGGCTACCCTGCTgttccacagagttcaccagTGGAAGACCTGGTTGGAAGAACTGCTCAGAGATATGACAGTGGAGCATTGCCAGAACATCTATAGAAG ATATGAAGTGCTGTTTGCCCCCCAGCCTCCTGCAGCCTCCTGCCAGTTTCTGTCCAGTGTTGAGTTAACTTTGCAGCATCAAGTGGCCGAAACAAACGACCGTATGCTGCACCAAGCAGAGCGTCTGAAGGCCGAAGGCACAACTGTTGCAGCCTGTGAGGAGCAGCTACAAGAGATTGAACACTGCATTACAGTCTTTCTGAGGGAGAATGGAGAACCAGGATCCCTGAGCTTAGCTGCAATCATCACCTCCGCCCTCTGCGCACTCTGCAG ACGTAACCTGGTGATGGAGGGGGCAGCTGCGAGTGCTGGAGAGCAGTTAGTAGACCTGACATCTCGGGATGGGGCTTGGTTTTTGGAGGAGCTCTGCAGTATGCTTGGAAATGTCGGTGCTCTGGCAAAACTGCTGCAACGCTGTCCTCTCCTCCCTCATGACCTGGAGCTCTCTGCACCTTCAGCTACTATTCAGGCCATTTACCTGGCCAATGCTGTGTACACCTGCTTGCAG GAACTGAACACCAACTTCCGGCAGATAATCTTTCCTGAGGCTCTGCGTTGTATGATAAAAGGAGAGCCCACCCTGGAGTCTATGTTAGCAGAGCTGGAGCAGCTAGTGGAGCATAGTTCCGATGGTCTTGGCCTGCAAGGCTTGGTTGACAGTCTGCAGGCCACCACAGGCCTGGACCATGATGGGCACAACCACTACCTTCACATCACCAG aATGTTGCGTGCCCAGTACTCTGAGCTGATCCAGCCTCGCAGTATGGATGGACAAGGTCAGGACACGCCAAAGATGTCAGCTGGTCAGATGTTACTGGTTGCATTTGATGGGATGTTTACCCAATTGGAGACTGCTTTTGGGCAACTTACAGAAAAG CTGAGCTCTTTGGAGGTACCATCAGCCTGGCGGAAGGTGGATGTCCTGAGGGAGGCTCGGGGCACACAGCTAAACTTCTTTGGCAACCTAAGTCAGCGTCAGCTCATGGAGGAGGTCTTTTTCCTCAAGAGACTACAAACCATCAGGGACTTCTTCAGACTATGCTCCTCCTTTGCTCAGACTCTGTCCG GTACCTGTCCTCcagctgaggacttgttgcccACAAATGGACCAGTTGGTTTGGGCAAGCCGCTGTACCGCCGGCCCAGTGCGACCGGGTCAGGTGTGGCAGCGATTAGCGAAGAGCAGATGACCCGCCCCATCAAGGCTTTCACAGCTGAGTTTGTTGGGCAGATGCTTATGGGTCTGCCCAGCCAAGCCCTCGGCCTGGCCCTCTGCAGCACCCTCTCTGCCCTCGGCCTGGATGTTGTGGCTCAGGTGGAGGCCAAAGACTTTGGTGCAGAGAGCAAG GTGTCCCTGGATGAACTCTGTAAGAAGGCAGTGGAGCAGAGCCTGGCATCGGGCCGGGTCTCCCAGCTCCTGCTGAACAGAGCCACGGTGCTGGCCTCCTCCTACGACACAGCCTGGAAAAAAGTTGACCTGCTGAAGAGGTTGGACATCAACCTGGAAGCTGCTAAAACCAGCCTGCAGAGGAGTCAGCTGCATATTGCCATGTTTCAG TGGCAGCATGAAGATGTTCTTGGCCCGAGTAATCAACCTTTAAGTGTCAGCGTTGCTCCTCGCTCTGTGATCCTCAGCAACATGAAGAAGAAGCTGTACAAGCTGAGTCAGGATGAGGGGGCCATTGTCGCTATTCAG gagaaactggcATCTCTGGAGGCCAGCATTGAGCAGCGTTTGAAGTGGGCTGGTGGAGCCAACCCAGCACTGGCACCTGTCCTTCAGGACTTCGAGATGACCATTAGAGAGAGACGTTCCATGGTCGCTAGAGACAACCAGCGCACCAGCCAG gtcACCTTTTTATGCTCCACCATCCTTAACTTCGAAGGCCTTCGCACCCGATCCCCCGAGGCTCTCAGCATGGATACAGCGCTGTTTGATCTGCTGAAGCGTTGCCAGCAAACGTGTTCTTATGCTGCCCAGTTTAGCAGCACAGTGTCTCCACTGGAGCTccaacttctgcacagattg GGACCAGTGCCAGAGCTGCCAATAGGCAGTCCTGAGTGGCTGAGCTGTGCCCAgaggcagctggaggaggagctgaGTATGGAGCGTAGGACTCAGGAGGAGCgggagcagcagctggagtcCTGTGGAGAGGCGCTGCAGCTGCTGGTTGACTCCATTAAAACCATTCTGTCCAACCACAACCGCCAACTGGCTGACGTCAAGCACCTGCTGAGAGCCATGGCTAAG GATGAGGAAGCAGCTTTGGCGGATGGTGAAGAGGTGGCATACGAGGGCAGTGTGCGTCACTTCCTGCAGGAATACAAAGCTTGGCAGGACAACATCCAGCTGGTCTTATTCACTGTGGTCCAAGCTAGTGGGCAGCATCGCAACCAGGAGCAGCTGGATCTACTGGAGGAGATTCCTGCCACCCTGAAGGAGCTCCACTCGCAGAGTCAGAG TGTTTATAATGGTCTGGTGGGCTTTGCCTCTCCGCTGGTGACTGACAGAGACACTGAGTGCACCAGTCCTGTTTCTTCGGTTCAGACGAGCTTTGCAGCAG CTGTTAGATGCAGTGGAGTGAAGACCCAGCCAGACTCAATGTCTCAGAATGCACGTAAAGCAATGCCACGTAACATGGGAACCCCCACTGATACCCCGCCTAGCGCTCTGCTGACAAACAGCAAAGGTCTCAATCCCAGTCCGAAGAGGGCTGTACGAGACCCCAAAACAGGACGAG CTGTCCAGGAGAGGAACTCGTATGCTGTCAGTGTGTGGAAGAGAGTGAAAGCCAAGCTTGAGGGCAGAGACATCGATCCCAACAGGAGGATGAGTGTTACAGAGCAG GTTGACTTTGTCATCAAAGAGGCTACCAACATAGACAACCTGGCCCAGCTGTATGAGGGCTGGACTGCCTGGGTGTGA